The nucleotide window CTTCATCTAGAGATATGTTACCAAGATTATATAATGATTTTTTGTCAAGAGAAATTAATTTCGAGTAATTTTTCATTCCAACAAAAGACACAAAAAGTTTAAGGTTTTTATGAAATGATTTTCCTTCTAAAGAGAAAAAACCTTTGTCGTCAGATATTGTATAAGAAACAACTGAGCTATCTTTTATTTTTTCTAAGTGAATTGTCGCAGCTTCAATAGCTGTTTTTTCTTTTTCTGTTTGAATTTTCCCTGTTATTTTAAAGGGGTATGATTGTGCAAAAAAATGGGTGCTAAATAAAAATATAAAAGCATATAGTAGTTTTTTCATAGTTTTTGTACATATAAATTTCAATGCACAAAAGACGAGAAAAAACTACTAACGTTTCATTAAAAAAATGTTAAACTTATTTCTGTCTAAAATAGATACTTATAGGAACACCTGTATAGTTATAATGTTCACGTAATTGATTTTCTATATAACGTCTATATGGATCTCTAATATATTGAGGTAAATTAGCAAAGAAGGCAAATTGGGGAGTATGCGTAGGTAACTGCATACAGTATTTAATTTTGATATATTTACCTTTAGTTGCTGGTGGTGGATTATGTTGTATAATTTCTAGCATAGTTTCATTTAACTTACTAGTTTGAATACGACGTTTTCTGTTTTCAAATACTTCAACAGCAGTTTCAATAGCTTTGAATATACGTTGTTTTGTAAGTACAGAAGTAAATACAATTGGTACATCAGTAAAAGGAGCTATTTTTTTACGTATCTGCGCTTCAAAATCACGCATAGTATTGGTTTGTTTTTCAACTAAATCCCATTTATTAACTAGAATAACAACTCCTTTTCTGTTTTTCTCAGCTAACCAAAATATTTTTTCATCTTGACCTTCAAAATCTCTTGTTGCATCAATTACTAGAACAGCAACATCACAATGTTCAATTGCTCTTACAGCTCTCATTACGGAATAGAACTCTAAATCTTCTTTAACTTTTGATTTTTTTCTAATTCCAGCTGTATCTACTAAATTGAATTCAAAACCAAATCTATTATATTTTGTATCTATAGAATCTCTAGTTGTACCAGCAATATTGGTAACAATGTTTCTGTCTTCTCCAATTAAAGCATTGATAAAAGATGATTTTCCAGCATTAGGTCTTCCAACTATAGCAAAACGAGGTAGTTCACTTTCTTCTTCTTCTTGATCTGGTTCAGGAATAGCCTCAACTACAGCATCTAATAATTCTCCAGTACCACTACCATTTATAGAAGATATAGTATAATAATCACCTAATCCAAGATTGTAAAACTCTACAGCATCAGCATCTCTCATGGCGTTATCTACCTTGTTTACAGCCATAAAAAGAGGCTTTTTAACTTGGCGTAATATTTTAGCTACAGCATCATCCATAGGAGTAATTCCTTGCTCTACATCTACCACAAATACTATAATATCAGCTTCATCAATAGCTAATTGTACCTGTTTTCTAATTTCACCTTCAAAGATATCATCTGACCCAACTACATATCCTCCTGTATCAATTACAGAAAATTCTTTACCGTTCCATTCTGATTTTCCATAGTGCCTGTCTCTTGTAACACCACTTACAGAATCAACTATTGCTTCTCTACGTTGAACTAAACGGTTAAATAAGGTAGATTTACCTACGTTTGGTCTTCCTACTATTGCTATAATATTACTCATTTTGCAAAGGTAGTGTTTCTATAAAACAAAACAACTATTGATTGCTCACCAATAGTTGTTTAGTTGCATTTTTTTTAGTTTTATTTTAAATTTTCATAAATACTAACAGTTCCACTATCTTCATTAGATACAATAAGTAAATCTTTACTATTAGGGCTATCCTTTGAAGGAATAGCTAATAATCCTTCTGGAGCTTCATCACCATTATGAGA belongs to Tenacibaculum sp. MAR_2010_89 and includes:
- the der gene encoding ribosome biogenesis GTPase Der gives rise to the protein MSNIIAIVGRPNVGKSTLFNRLVQRREAIVDSVSGVTRDRHYGKSEWNGKEFSVIDTGGYVVGSDDIFEGEIRKQVQLAIDEADIIVFVVDVEQGITPMDDAVAKILRQVKKPLFMAVNKVDNAMRDADAVEFYNLGLGDYYTISSINGSGTGELLDAVVEAIPEPDQEEEESELPRFAIVGRPNAGKSSFINALIGEDRNIVTNIAGTTRDSIDTKYNRFGFEFNLVDTAGIRKKSKVKEDLEFYSVMRAVRAIEHCDVAVLVIDATRDFEGQDEKIFWLAEKNRKGVVILVNKWDLVEKQTNTMRDFEAQIRKKIAPFTDVPIVFTSVLTKQRIFKAIETAVEVFENRKRRIQTSKLNETMLEIIQHNPPPATKGKYIKIKYCMQLPTHTPQFAFFANLPQYIRDPYRRYIENQLREHYNYTGVPISIYFRQK